A single region of the Plantactinospora soyae genome encodes:
- a CDS encoding MFS transporter → MPETPDARSRARRVLAVCSLAAFMAFLDVTIVNVAFPDLQRYFPDVREDELSWVLNGYNVVFSAALVPAGRLADMVGRRRLFLIGLLLFTVASAGCAAAPSVWWLIAARVVQAIGAAAVIPSSIALLLHEYPAERRLAATSMLGACAAAAAAFGPTVGGVLIEVLDWRLVFLVNVPIGVATMLWGARVLRESADQRRGRMPDLLGAAALALGLGGLALTITKGNDWGWASPRTVGPFAGALALIGLALWRSARHPAPVLELGLLRLRPVAAGNAALVLFSIGIYGKILVDVLYLSDVWHLRPVLTGLALAPGPLITAACAPFAGMLADRFGGKRIAGIGVVVYGLGCVWFATVPGVEPNYLTEWLPGSFFTGIGNAMAFPVLTGVAVASLPISRFATGSAVNATARQVGAALGVAVVVAILGPLGGLESRDALLRGFWCTGVASGLALFAVLALRGRSAVLPVVAGPPLPAPTAQDRVG, encoded by the coding sequence ATGCCCGAGACACCTGACGCCAGGTCCCGTGCCCGGCGGGTACTCGCCGTCTGTTCCCTCGCCGCCTTCATGGCCTTCCTGGACGTCACCATCGTCAACGTCGCCTTCCCGGACCTCCAGCGATACTTCCCCGACGTACGCGAGGACGAGCTGTCCTGGGTGCTCAACGGCTACAACGTGGTCTTCTCCGCGGCGCTGGTCCCGGCCGGTCGGCTCGCCGACATGGTGGGCCGGCGGCGGCTGTTCCTGATCGGGCTGCTCCTGTTCACGGTCGCGTCTGCGGGCTGCGCCGCGGCGCCGTCCGTCTGGTGGCTGATCGCGGCCCGCGTCGTGCAGGCGATCGGCGCGGCGGCGGTGATCCCGAGTTCGATCGCCCTGCTGCTGCACGAGTACCCGGCGGAGCGCCGGCTCGCCGCCACCTCCATGCTGGGCGCCTGCGCCGCCGCGGCGGCGGCCTTCGGCCCCACCGTCGGCGGCGTGCTGATCGAGGTGCTCGACTGGCGGCTGGTCTTCCTGGTCAACGTGCCGATCGGGGTGGCCACGATGCTCTGGGGCGCCCGCGTGCTGCGGGAGTCGGCGGACCAGCGCCGGGGCCGGATGCCCGACCTGCTCGGTGCCGCCGCCCTCGCGCTGGGGCTCGGCGGGCTGGCGCTGACGATCACCAAGGGCAACGACTGGGGCTGGGCCAGCCCCCGTACGGTCGGCCCCTTCGCCGGGGCGCTGGCCCTGATCGGCCTGGCGCTCTGGAGATCCGCGCGACATCCGGCGCCGGTGCTGGAACTCGGTCTGCTCCGGCTCCGTCCGGTCGCGGCCGGCAACGCCGCCCTGGTCCTGTTCTCCATCGGGATCTACGGCAAAATTCTGGTAGATGTGCTCTATCTCAGTGATGTGTGGCATTTGCGGCCGGTGTTGACGGGACTGGCACTCGCGCCCGGTCCGCTGATAACCGCCGCCTGTGCGCCGTTCGCCGGCATGCTGGCCGACCGATTCGGGGGAAAACGGATCGCCGGTATCGGCGTGGTGGTCTACGGGCTTGGCTGCGTATGGTTTGCCACAGTTCCGGGAGTTGAGCCCAATTATCTGACTGAATGGTTGCCAGGCTCGTTTTTCACGGGTATCGGGAACGCGATGGCTTTTCCCGTATTGACCGGAGTTGCCGTTGCGTCGCTCCCGATCTCCCGGTTCGCCACCGGCAGCGCGGTCAACGCCACGGCCCGGCAGGTCGGGGCCGCGCTCGGGGTCGCGGTCGTGGTGGCCATCCTGGGACCGCTCGGTGGACTGGAGAGTCGGGACGCCCTGCTGCGCGGCTTCTGGTGCACGGGCGTGGCGTCCGGACTGGCGCTGTTCGCGGTGCTGGCCCTGCGTGGACGGTCGGCCGTGCTGCCGGTCGTAGCGGGCCCACCGCTGCCCGCGCCCACCGCGCAGGACCGGGTCGGCTGA
- a CDS encoding Nramp family divalent metal transporter: protein MPLGHLVIRLGPAFVAAIAYVDPGNVATNVSAGSQYAYQLVWVVVLANLLAVLTQYLSAKLGLATGRTLPELCRERFPRPVVYLLWGQAEVVAVATDVAEVLGGAVALYLLFGVPLLAGGFLTGAVAFVLLLVQTRRGQRSFERLTAAMLALIFVGFGYAAVTAEPSARGLAGGLLPGLPDRGSILLASAILGATIMPHAIYLHSALIRDRFGVVRTVPARRRLLTATRIDVVAAMLVAGATNVLLIAIAAGSLAGSGVTELEAAYHLFDERSGALAAACFGLALLVSGLVSSSVGTYAGSVILAGFLRRSIPVTVRRLVTIVPALGILALGMEPTRALVLSQVTLSIGIPFALWPLVFFTRDASLMGELVNRRITTVAAGCAAVFISVLAALTLLVGA from the coding sequence ATGCCCCTCGGACACCTGGTCATTCGGTTGGGTCCGGCGTTCGTGGCGGCGATCGCGTACGTCGACCCCGGCAATGTGGCGACGAACGTCTCGGCGGGCTCGCAGTACGCGTACCAGCTGGTCTGGGTCGTGGTGCTCGCGAACCTGCTCGCCGTCCTGACCCAGTACCTGTCGGCGAAGCTCGGCCTCGCCACCGGTCGTACCCTGCCGGAACTCTGCCGCGAGCGGTTCCCCCGGCCGGTGGTCTACCTGCTCTGGGGGCAGGCCGAGGTGGTGGCCGTCGCCACCGACGTCGCCGAGGTGCTCGGCGGTGCCGTCGCCCTCTACCTGCTCTTCGGCGTGCCCCTGCTGGCCGGCGGTTTCCTGACCGGAGCCGTGGCGTTCGTCCTGCTGCTGGTGCAGACCCGGCGTGGCCAACGGAGCTTCGAACGGCTCACCGCGGCGATGCTGGCGCTGATCTTCGTCGGCTTCGGGTACGCGGCCGTCACCGCCGAGCCCTCAGCCCGGGGGCTGGCCGGTGGCCTGCTTCCCGGCCTGCCGGACCGGGGCAGCATCCTGCTCGCCTCGGCGATCCTCGGCGCCACGATCATGCCGCACGCGATCTACCTGCACTCCGCACTGATCCGGGACCGCTTCGGCGTCGTACGCACCGTTCCGGCCCGCCGCCGGCTGCTCACCGCGACCCGGATCGACGTGGTGGCGGCGATGCTGGTGGCCGGTGCCACCAATGTTCTGCTGATCGCGATCGCGGCGGGCAGCCTGGCCGGCAGCGGAGTCACCGAACTCGAGGCGGCGTACCACCTCTTCGACGAGCGGTCCGGTGCGCTCGCGGCGGCCTGCTTCGGGTTGGCCCTGCTCGTCTCGGGGCTGGTCTCCTCCTCGGTCGGCACGTACGCCGGCTCGGTCATCCTGGCCGGCTTCCTCCGCCGCTCCATCCCGGTGACCGTACGTCGGCTGGTCACCATCGTGCCCGCGCTCGGCATCCTGGCCCTGGGCATGGAACCGACCAGGGCGCTGGTGCTCAGCCAGGTCACGCTGAGCATCGGCATCCCGTTCGCCCTCTGGCCCCTGGTCTTCTTCACCCGGGACGCGTCGCTGATGGGCGAGCTGGTCAACCGCCGGATCACCACGGTGGCGGCGGGTTGTGCGGCGGTCTTCATCTCGGTACTGGCCGCGCTGACCCTGCTGGTCGGCGCCTGA
- a CDS encoding iron-containing alcohol dehydrogenase has protein sequence MPAAPAPVQRAVVGPGAVAAVPAEAEAICGIPASELDTLLVVGPGFDTRPWAERLVAALRPLPIRRYVQPGPATPAGVLRLARLLRDDRPGIVLAVGGGTVLDTVKAAVALQPYPDLDERDVARGCDDPEPRRRWRTGVCTRPAVVAVPSTPGTGAEATPFATLWDTAGGRKLSLTGPELLPGAVILDPDLLVGLDRTVLVGAVLDTICQGAEAAWSIRSTPASTAFGLTALGTAAGVLDRLVAGRLDDAGRLALLLAGHHSGRAIAAAPTSSCHAISYPLTLWLGLAHGHACGVSLPRLLRHNADVTTADCADPRGVRHVRAVVDRIAVALAADAVPGTGGTVAARAGTVAARAGAAAARVERLLAGAGLAPLDELPVDAHDLAVEALNYPRCHDNPRRLDVPVLRRLLGTPLGLEESCS, from the coding sequence GTGCCCGCTGCCCCGGCCCCGGTCCAACGCGCGGTCGTCGGGCCGGGCGCCGTCGCCGCCGTACCGGCCGAGGCCGAGGCGATCTGCGGGATTCCGGCGTCGGAACTGGACACCCTCCTGGTCGTCGGGCCCGGGTTCGACACCCGCCCGTGGGCCGAGCGACTGGTCGCCGCGCTGCGCCCGCTGCCGATCCGGCGGTACGTCCAACCAGGCCCGGCCACTCCCGCTGGCGTGCTGCGCCTGGCACGGCTGCTCCGGGACGACCGGCCCGGGATCGTGCTGGCGGTCGGCGGCGGCACCGTACTCGACACCGTGAAGGCGGCGGTGGCGCTACAGCCGTACCCCGACCTCGACGAGCGCGACGTGGCGCGCGGTTGCGACGACCCCGAGCCGCGGCGGCGCTGGCGGACCGGGGTGTGCACCCGGCCGGCGGTGGTCGCGGTGCCCAGCACCCCGGGCACCGGAGCCGAGGCGACCCCGTTCGCCACGCTCTGGGACACCGCCGGTGGTCGGAAGCTCTCCCTGACCGGTCCCGAGTTGCTGCCCGGGGCGGTGATCCTCGATCCGGACCTGCTGGTGGGGCTGGACCGGACCGTCCTGGTCGGCGCCGTGCTGGACACGATCTGCCAGGGCGCCGAGGCGGCCTGGTCGATCCGCTCCACCCCGGCGTCGACCGCCTTCGGCCTGACCGCACTCGGCACCGCCGCAGGGGTACTGGACCGACTCGTCGCCGGGCGGCTGGACGACGCCGGGCGGCTCGCCCTGCTCTTGGCCGGTCACCACTCCGGTCGGGCCATCGCCGCCGCGCCGACCTCGTCCTGCCATGCCATCTCGTACCCGCTGACCCTCTGGCTGGGGCTGGCGCACGGGCACGCGTGCGGGGTGAGCCTGCCGAGGCTGCTGCGTCACAACGCCGATGTGACCACGGCGGACTGCGCGGACCCCCGGGGCGTCCGGCACGTCCGCGCGGTCGTCGACCGGATCGCGGTGGCCCTGGCCGCCGACGCGGTGCCCGGGACGGGCGGAACCGTCGCCGCCCGGGCCGGAACCGTCGCCGCCCGGGCCGGTGCCGCCGCCGCCCGGGTCGAGCGGTTGCTCGCCGGGGCCGGCCTGGCCCCCCTCGACGAGTTGCCGGTCGACGCCCACGATCTGGCCGTCGAGGCCCTCAACTACCCCCGATGCCACGACAATCCGCGCCGGCTGGACGTCCCCGTCCTCCGCCGGCTCCTCGGCACTCCGCTGGGACTGGAGGAGTCATGCTCGTAG
- a CDS encoding histidine kinase, protein MLVDPFKVAHWMNARKHTSAQVAELAGMPGGALTDLLGGGVAEVDDALLGRIALALRVDPAQLCAQGARDLTVVHQSADGLAATCRPIQRDGIHFYNYYSMAAPPGRVAPVILDILCPADRLPALNNGHLEPAITVNLGPGDIHGRWGRELTPQTWQVLHANPGDDPWIVGDSYVEPSYCPHSYSLAGTAPARIVSYTGQSNMAPVIEEANAWSDSAYARYLELLDGGLPPGDLLDLLLARRGHQRSSAAAAIGLDPAALDKAISDPVAGIPVLRALARTVGLDYRLLLPAERSHDEVGKSYRDVPGARASRRRLGPYEVASMASAPHLPDLTGLYLLVDSDGSESPGADLVESAESHYFVASGVLTLDWDDAQGQRQRTTLTADGSAWVGPFVRHRWSGDGALLKFGSGSHVGYLDLVELTNTYAPAATARRGRRDLSSWGYDEG, encoded by the coding sequence ATGCTCGTAGACCCGTTCAAGGTCGCGCACTGGATGAACGCCCGCAAGCACACCTCGGCGCAGGTCGCCGAGCTGGCCGGGATGCCCGGGGGAGCGTTGACCGACCTGCTCGGCGGCGGCGTCGCCGAGGTCGACGACGCGCTGCTGGGCCGCATCGCGCTGGCGCTGCGCGTCGACCCGGCCCAACTCTGCGCCCAGGGCGCCCGGGACCTCACCGTGGTGCACCAGTCGGCGGACGGGCTGGCCGCGACCTGCCGGCCGATCCAGCGCGACGGCATCCACTTCTACAACTACTACTCGATGGCGGCGCCGCCCGGCCGGGTGGCACCGGTCATCCTCGACATCCTCTGCCCGGCCGACCGGCTGCCCGCGCTCAACAACGGGCACCTGGAGCCGGCCATCACCGTCAACCTGGGACCCGGCGACATCCACGGCCGCTGGGGCCGGGAACTCACCCCGCAGACCTGGCAGGTGCTGCACGCCAACCCCGGCGACGACCCGTGGATCGTCGGCGACTCGTACGTCGAACCGTCGTACTGCCCGCACAGCTACTCGCTCGCCGGCACCGCCCCGGCCCGGATCGTCTCCTACACCGGACAGTCGAACATGGCGCCGGTGATCGAGGAGGCGAACGCCTGGTCCGACAGCGCCTACGCCCGGTACCTCGAACTGCTCGACGGCGGGCTGCCCCCGGGTGACCTGCTGGACCTGCTGCTGGCCCGGCGCGGTCACCAACGGTCCTCCGCCGCGGCCGCGATCGGCCTCGACCCGGCGGCGCTGGACAAGGCGATCAGCGATCCGGTGGCCGGGATCCCCGTGCTCCGGGCCCTGGCCCGGACCGTGGGACTGGACTACCGGCTGCTGCTGCCGGCCGAGCGGAGCCACGACGAGGTCGGCAAGTCGTACCGGGACGTGCCGGGCGCCCGCGCGTCGCGCCGACGGCTCGGCCCGTACGAGGTGGCGTCGATGGCGAGCGCCCCGCACCTGCCCGACCTCACCGGGCTCTACCTGCTGGTCGACTCCGACGGGTCCGAGTCGCCCGGTGCCGACCTGGTGGAATCGGCGGAGTCGCACTACTTCGTCGCCTCCGGTGTCCTCACCCTTGACTGGGACGACGCGCAGGGGCAGCGCCAGCGCACCACCCTCACCGCCGACGGCTCGGCGTGGGTCGGCCCGTTCGTCCGGCACCGCTGGTCCGGCGACGGCGCACTGCTGAAGTTCGGCTCCGGGTCGCACGTCGGCTATCTCGACCTGGTCGAACTGACCAACACGTACGCACCGGCGGCCACCGCCCGGCGGGGCCGCCGCGACCTGTCCAGCTGGGGCTACGACGAGGGTTAG
- a CDS encoding C-terminal binding protein: MRVVYTDPAWALDARGRPDPSRADLERGILGPEVSVEFGPFESGTDPGPADGAQVGPSADGGFVTCGDQLFEAARGADALVIYRCQVTSELVEALRPSCRVVARSGVGFDNLRPDLLATAGIYGFNVPDYCGDEVSTHTVALLLGLERQICVQDRLVRDNRWGIHRGGIPRRTAERTVGIVGFGRIGRASARKLQPFYHRVLAHDPYVAADLMASHGVAPVPSLRELFARSDAVVIHAALTPETDGLVGAAALGAAGPGSLLVNTARGRLVDTKAVLDALDTGQLAGFASDVFAPEDPNASPTARKLLARNDVIVSSHRAFLSAESELSLRRRIAAGVRAVLVDDAPPPEGRLA; encoded by the coding sequence ATGCGAGTGGTCTACACCGACCCGGCCTGGGCGCTCGACGCCCGCGGCCGACCCGATCCGAGCCGCGCCGACCTGGAACGCGGCATCCTCGGACCGGAGGTCAGCGTCGAGTTCGGTCCGTTCGAGAGCGGAACCGACCCCGGTCCGGCCGATGGTGCCCAGGTCGGACCGAGTGCCGACGGCGGCTTCGTGACCTGCGGCGACCAGCTGTTCGAGGCCGCCCGGGGGGCCGACGCACTGGTCATCTACCGGTGCCAGGTCACCTCGGAACTCGTCGAGGCACTCCGACCCAGCTGCCGGGTGGTCGCCCGCAGCGGCGTCGGCTTCGACAACCTCCGTCCCGACCTGCTGGCCACGGCCGGCATCTACGGATTCAACGTGCCGGACTACTGCGGTGACGAGGTGAGCACCCACACCGTGGCGCTGCTGCTCGGCCTGGAGCGGCAGATCTGCGTACAGGACCGGCTGGTCCGGGACAACCGGTGGGGGATCCACCGGGGTGGCATACCGCGCCGCACCGCGGAGCGTACGGTCGGGATCGTCGGTTTCGGCCGGATCGGCCGGGCCAGCGCCCGCAAGCTCCAGCCGTTCTACCACCGGGTCCTGGCCCACGACCCGTACGTGGCGGCCGACCTGATGGCCAGCCACGGCGTCGCCCCGGTTCCGAGCCTCCGCGAGTTGTTCGCCCGGTCGGACGCCGTGGTGATCCACGCGGCGCTGACCCCGGAAACGGACGGGCTGGTCGGCGCGGCGGCGCTCGGGGCCGCCGGCCCGGGAAGCCTGCTGGTCAACACGGCCCGGGGACGACTCGTCGACACCAAGGCCGTGCTCGACGCGCTCGACACGGGCCAACTCGCCGGCTTCGCCTCCGACGTCTTCGCGCCGGAGGACCCGAACGCCTCACCCACCGCCCGCAAGTTGCTCGCCCGGAACGACGTGATCGTCAGCTCCCATCGCGCGTTCCTGTCCGCCGAATCCGAGTTGAGCCTGCGCCGCCGCATCGCCGCGGGCGTCCGTGCGGTGCTCGTCGACGACGCGCCGCCGCCCGAGGGACGGCTGGCGTGA
- the aepX gene encoding phosphoenolpyruvate mutase, with the protein MTTSEDTGPGPTTDQRGGAGSPGDQLRRLLVDEAPCVLMGVHDGLSARIAVEEGFRALWASGLCISTALGVRDSDEASWTQLLNSVESMVDNTRVPVLVDGDTGHGNFNTARRFASRAERIGAAGVCFEDKTFPKMNSFFGAGHELVPVAEFCGKIKACKDGQQDPGFVVVARTEAFIAGQPVDEAVARAEAYAAAGADAIFVHSRQPTAVEIAAFSARWHGRVPIVIAPTTYHRTTLDEFHQLGVGGVIWANQSMRAAFSAMRKACRDMRSSGVISGVEEEIASLKEIFALLGYEDLEREERRYASFDPPVLSTVTGGNAP; encoded by the coding sequence TTGACCACATCGGAAGACACCGGTCCGGGCCCGACCACCGACCAGCGCGGCGGCGCCGGCTCGCCCGGCGACCAACTCCGCCGGCTGCTCGTCGACGAGGCGCCCTGCGTCCTGATGGGGGTGCACGACGGGCTCAGTGCCCGGATCGCGGTCGAGGAGGGTTTCCGCGCGCTCTGGGCGTCCGGGCTCTGCATCTCCACCGCCCTCGGGGTACGCGACAGCGACGAGGCGTCCTGGACGCAGCTGCTGAACAGCGTCGAGAGCATGGTGGACAACACCCGGGTACCGGTGCTCGTCGACGGCGACACCGGCCACGGCAACTTCAACACCGCACGCCGGTTCGCCAGCCGTGCCGAGCGGATCGGTGCCGCCGGAGTCTGCTTCGAGGACAAGACCTTCCCCAAGATGAACTCCTTCTTCGGGGCGGGCCATGAACTGGTGCCGGTGGCCGAGTTCTGCGGAAAAATCAAGGCCTGCAAGGACGGGCAGCAGGACCCGGGCTTCGTCGTCGTCGCGCGTACCGAGGCGTTCATCGCCGGGCAGCCGGTCGACGAGGCGGTGGCCAGGGCCGAGGCGTACGCGGCAGCCGGAGCGGACGCCATCTTCGTGCACTCCCGGCAACCGACGGCGGTGGAGATCGCCGCCTTCTCCGCCCGATGGCACGGCCGGGTGCCGATCGTGATCGCACCGACGACGTACCACCGGACCACGCTGGACGAGTTCCACCAGCTCGGGGTCGGCGGGGTCATCTGGGCGAACCAGAGCATGCGGGCCGCGTTCAGCGCCATGCGCAAGGCCTGCCGGGACATGCGGTCGAGCGGGGTGATCAGCGGCGTCGAGGAGGAGATCGCCTCGCTGAAGGAGATCTTCGCGCTGCTGGGCTACGAGGACCTGGAGCGGGAGGAGCGGCGGTACGCCTCCTTCGACCCGCCGGTGCTGTCCACGGTGACCGGGGGGAACGCTCCATGA
- the aepY gene encoding phosphonopyruvate decarboxylase, with protein sequence MIRAEELMGALVDHAVTMVTGVPCSFLTPVINRAIGDPRVRYLAATQEGEAAAIAAGAWLGGGLGCVISQNSGLGNMVNPLTSLLHPAGIPALLLVTWRGEPGRPDEPQHGLMGRITPGLLDLMEVPHATLPADPEALSGAFAVATGELLRAGRPYAFVIPKGTVAAEPLNESALSRRTGRIVRHLPDGPAPSRWAALECLLSELPESAAVVSTTGMTSRELYEIADREQHFYLVGAMGSAGAVGLGVAAHTTRPVVVVDGDGALLMRLGGLATIGAYGGDNLVHVVLDNGVHDSTGGQRTLASTVDFVAAAAACGYRQLHDCTRPEAFRVAIGAALAGPGPSLVRLRTRPGSRSGLGRPAVTPAQVARRFRRFVTTAPTGGRVGADEVLGVVA encoded by the coding sequence ATGATCCGTGCCGAAGAGCTGATGGGGGCACTGGTCGACCACGCGGTGACGATGGTGACCGGGGTGCCGTGCTCCTTCCTCACCCCGGTCATCAACCGGGCCATCGGCGATCCGAGGGTGCGCTACCTCGCCGCCACCCAGGAGGGCGAGGCGGCGGCCATCGCGGCCGGTGCCTGGCTGGGCGGCGGGCTCGGCTGTGTCATCAGTCAGAACTCCGGTCTCGGCAACATGGTCAACCCGTTGACCTCGCTGCTGCACCCGGCCGGCATCCCGGCGCTGCTGCTGGTCACCTGGCGGGGCGAACCCGGCCGTCCCGACGAGCCGCAGCACGGGCTGATGGGGCGGATCACTCCGGGGCTGCTCGACCTGATGGAGGTGCCGCACGCGACGCTGCCGGCCGACCCGGAGGCGTTGTCCGGCGCGTTCGCGGTGGCCACCGGCGAGCTGCTCCGGGCCGGCCGGCCGTACGCCTTCGTGATTCCGAAGGGGACGGTCGCGGCGGAGCCGCTGAACGAGTCCGCGCTGTCCCGGCGTACCGGCCGGATCGTCCGGCACCTGCCCGACGGGCCGGCACCGAGCCGGTGGGCGGCGCTGGAGTGCCTGCTGTCCGAGTTGCCGGAGAGTGCCGCCGTCGTCTCGACCACCGGGATGACCAGTCGGGAGCTGTACGAGATCGCCGACCGGGAACAGCACTTCTACCTGGTCGGCGCGATGGGTTCGGCCGGGGCGGTGGGACTCGGGGTGGCCGCGCACACCACCCGACCGGTGGTGGTCGTGGACGGCGACGGCGCCCTGCTGATGCGGCTCGGCGGGCTGGCCACGATCGGGGCGTACGGGGGTGACAATCTCGTGCACGTCGTACTGGACAACGGCGTGCACGACTCGACCGGCGGCCAGCGGACGCTGGCGTCCACCGTGGACTTCGTCGCCGCCGCTGCCGCCTGCGGCTACCGGCAGCTACACGACTGCACCCGGCCCGAGGCGTTCCGGGTGGCGATCGGGGCCGCACTGGCCGGCCCCGGGCCGAGCCTGGTCCGGCTCCGCACCAGACCGGGCTCGCGCAGTGGGCTGGGCCGGCCGGCGGTGACTCCGGCGCAGGTCGCCCGGCGGTTCCGCCGGTTCGTCACCACCGCCCCGACCGGCGGACGGGTGGGCGCGGACGAGGTGCTGGGAGTCGTGGCGTGA
- a CDS encoding MBL fold metallo-hydrolase, with the protein MSGVRVTFAGSGDAFGSGGRLQACVHLSPVDGPPILLDCGATALVGLKRHGIEPNDVGTVVLSHLHGDHFAGLPYLILDGQFRRRTGPLEVIGPPGTEERLRQVMELLFPGSTRITRRFEVTVHEIEPHGRLDLAGLSVQAYPAEHFAGAPALSLRIGLGGRVIAYSGDTAWTDTLITVADGADLFICEAYTSTRAVPFHLHLPMLRDNLPRLTCRRIVLTHAGPDVLARAGELDLEAHLELADDDRVIDI; encoded by the coding sequence GTGAGCGGTGTCCGGGTGACCTTCGCCGGTTCGGGTGACGCGTTCGGCAGCGGCGGGCGGTTGCAGGCCTGCGTACACCTGAGTCCGGTGGACGGACCGCCGATCCTGCTCGACTGCGGGGCGACCGCCCTGGTCGGGCTGAAGCGGCACGGCATCGAGCCGAACGACGTCGGCACGGTGGTGCTCTCGCACCTGCACGGCGACCATTTCGCCGGGCTGCCGTACCTGATCCTCGACGGTCAGTTCCGGCGCCGGACCGGCCCGCTGGAGGTGATCGGGCCACCGGGCACGGAGGAACGGCTGCGGCAGGTCATGGAGCTGCTCTTTCCCGGCTCGACCCGGATCACCCGACGGTTCGAGGTGACGGTCCACGAGATCGAGCCGCACGGTCGGCTCGATCTCGCGGGGCTGTCGGTGCAGGCGTACCCGGCGGAGCACTTCGCCGGTGCGCCCGCGCTCTCCCTGCGGATCGGGCTCGGCGGCCGGGTCATCGCCTACAGCGGCGACACCGCCTGGACCGACACCCTGATCACCGTTGCCGACGGGGCGGACCTGTTCATCTGCGAGGCGTACACGTCCACCCGGGCGGTGCCGTTCCACCTGCACCTGCCGATGCTCCGGGACAACCTTCCCCGGCTCACCTGCCGGCGGATTGTCCTCACCCACGCCGGGCCCGACGTCCTCGCCCGGGCCGGCGAACTCGACCTCGAAGCGCACCTCGAACTGGCCGACGACGACCGCGTCATCGACATATAG
- a CDS encoding adenylyltransferase/cytidyltransferase family protein has translation MDHPYPLGVIHGRFQPLHLGHLEYLLAGADRCDTLVVGITNPDPWQTAEEATDPVRGSVEANPCTYYERYLMVEAALTQAGVPDHRLRIVPFPHSFPERLRYYAPPEAVYLLTIYDDWGAEKLTRLGALGLTTEVMWRRVEKPISGGRVRRAIAADDDWEQLVPPAVATVIKECGIDARIRG, from the coding sequence GTGGACCACCCCTACCCACTTGGCGTCATCCACGGCAGGTTCCAACCCCTGCACCTCGGACACCTGGAATACCTGCTCGCCGGTGCCGACCGCTGCGACACCCTCGTCGTGGGCATCACCAACCCGGACCCGTGGCAGACCGCCGAGGAAGCCACCGACCCGGTACGCGGATCGGTGGAGGCGAACCCGTGTACGTACTACGAGCGGTACCTGATGGTGGAGGCCGCGCTCACGCAGGCGGGCGTTCCGGACCACCGGCTGCGGATCGTGCCGTTCCCGCACAGCTTCCCGGAGCGGCTGCGTTACTACGCGCCGCCGGAAGCCGTCTACCTGCTGACCATCTACGACGACTGGGGCGCGGAGAAGCTCACCCGACTGGGCGCGCTCGGCCTGACCACCGAGGTGATGTGGCGCCGGGTCGAGAAGCCGATCAGCGGCGGCCGGGTACGCCGGGCCATCGCCGCGGACGACGACTGGGAGCAGTTGGTGCCGCCCGCCGTGGCCACCGTGATCAAGGAGTGTGGGATCGATGCGCGAATCCGTGGTTGA